Proteins encoded within one genomic window of Manis pentadactyla isolate mManPen7 chromosome 4, mManPen7.hap1, whole genome shotgun sequence:
- the LOC118922891 gene encoding syncytin-B-like — MDWTGLCAPAVIFPDIGVVPNNQSLPIPALDHIGGRSKRAIQVIPLLIGLEVATGAATGAAELGTSLHYYKALSQQMIDDIQAVASTILDLQAQLDSLATVVLQNRRGLDLLTAEKGGLCLFLQEECCFYANRSGIVQNKVKQLQEDLERRRKELQANFLWTELHGWLPYILPFLGPILLLLLLFTFGPCIINKIIQFVQKRIESI, encoded by the coding sequence ATGGACTGGACGGGGCTTTGTGCTCCAGCTGTAATTTTCCCTGACATTGGAGTGGTCCCTAATAATCAGAGCCTCCCTATTCCTGCTTTAGACCACATTGGAGGTAGATCAAAAAGGGCCATCCAAGTTATCCCCCTGCTTATAGGCCTTGAGGTGGCCACTGGAGCTGCCACTGGGGCAGCAGAATTGGGGACCTCTCTGCATTATTATAAAGCCCTTTCTCAACAGATGATCGATGATATACAAGCTGTAGCCAGCACAATTCTTGACCTCCAAGCACAATTGGATTCCCTGGCAACAGTAGTCCTACAGAACCGTAGGGGGCTTGATCTCCTCACAGCTGAAAAGGGAGGCTTATGTCTCTTTTTACAGGAAGAGTGCTGCTTTTATGCGAACCGCTCCGGCATAGTCCAAAATAAGGTCAAGCAACTTCAAGAAGACCTCGAGAGACGCCGAAAAGAATTACAAGCCAATTTTCTTTGGACTGAGTTACATGGGTGGTTGCCCTATATTCTGCCCTTCCTTGGTCCTATCCTTCTTTTGCTCCTGCTTTTCACTTTTGGGCCCTGCATTATTAacaagattatccagtttgtccaAAAAAGAATTGAATCAATTTAG